The segment GCCCGAAATCCCAAGGCAGGTGGATAGTTTGTCTATAAGCGCTTCAGGGATAAACCGGCTCAAATAGGCTTTTCCGGTCTCTGAGTGGAACAGCTTTAAAAGCCGTTTGGCGTCCATGTCGTCAATGAGCACCACACCGTCTGTGTTCATCACATTGTGTATCCACGTGACATGCTTGTCCCCGATGCCTTGAATGTCATGCCCGCCGTAGCCGTTTAATGCGAGTGTCGGACACTGGACAGGTTCTCCTGCGACCACCTTGGCTTTGGGAAAGACCTTTTTGATCCTGTCACCACTTGCGATGGTTCCAGCAGAACCGACAGTAAGTACGACCGCTGCGATCTCTTCGTTTCCTATTTTTTCGTCCTTCACCAGTTCGACCATGGTGCCGCCAGTCACGTACTCATGGAATCTGTAATTGGCAAAAGATTCGAACTGGTTGAGTATTCTGATGGTATCCGGCGACTCTGCCACAAGCTCGTGGGTCTTGTCGTAGATTTCCTTCACATTCGATTCGCACCCCGGCGTGGCGATCACATCGGAGCCGTACCTTCTTATGATCTCAAACCTTTCTTCGGACATCTCTTCTGGTAGGATCACAAGCGACTTATACTGCATACGCGCGCTCACCCACGCTCCGCCCACACCGTAGTTACCTGTAGATGGCCACACGAGCGTGTGATGGGTAGGGTCCACTTCACCACTTACCGTTTTTTCTGTAAGGACGGAATAGGTCGGACCCACCTTATGGGAACCTGAGGGAAAATCCTTGGCATACATCACAATGATGTTGGCGTCCACTCCGGTAAAGCTTGGAGGCAGTATGAAATACCTGTAGGAGTCGTCGGCATTGCGCCAGTTGATATTATACAGATTTACGGGATGCAGCGGGTCCTCCTTTGCCATTTTCAGCGCCATCTTCCTGATGTCCGCATCGATGGTCGAAGGGTGCAGCATTTCTTCGTAGGTAGGTCCTATGACTGGAATTTTCATGAGTCGCCTCCTAAAGGGTCAGAGCCATAACGGCTTTTGCGGTGTGTAGTCTGTTTTCAGCTTCCTGATAGACGATGGAATGTTGCCCGTCGATCACCGAATCCTCCACCTCGTTGCCCCTGTCGGCAGGCAGGGCATGCATGTAATGGACATTGGGATGCGCTGTGTCCATCAGCTTTTCCGTGCATTTCCAGTGCTTATGGTCTTCGAGTCTAGGTTCTGGACCTTTTCCGCTCCATGAGCCCCAGTTTTTTGGAATGACGATGTCGGCATCTTTAAAAGCCTCTTCGATATTTCCTATTACCCTGAAGCTTCCGCCGTGCTTGCTTGCGTTTTCTTTGGCTTCTTCAATCACCCAATCAGGCAGCTCAAATCCAGGAGGATGTGCCAAGGTGACATTCATTCCGTATCTAGGGAAGAGCAGGGCCTGCGTGAGGGGTACGCTGATGGGTTTTTTATGGCTTGTGGCAAATGCCCAGATAATCGATACGTTCAAACCCTTTGTAGACTCGTGCTTTTCCTTGATGGTCATGAGGTCTGCTAGTCCCTGCATCGGATGATACAGGTCGCACTGCAGGTTCATGACGGGTCTTGAGGCGTACTTGGCCATCTCGGTGATGTACTTGTTTCCGATCTCCCAGTCGCAATATCTGCAGGCAAGTCCGTGTCCGAAACTCGACAGGATGACTCCGGTGTCCTTTGCCACTTCACCGTGGCTGATCTGCATGGTGGAGGTATCCAGATAGTTCGCATGCCCTCCAAGTTGGGCGATGCCCATTTCCATCGAGTTCCTTGTCCTTGTGGAGGCCTCGAAAAACATCAAGGCGATGGTCTTGTATTCGAGTATCGGTGTCTTGATGTCCATGTAATGTCTTCGTTTTAAATCACTCGCTGTTTCAAGCGCCATATCAATCTGATCGTTGGTCCAATCCCTAAGTGTGATGAAGTGTTTTCCTTTAAGTGTTCCGTACATGTGAGTACCTCCGGTTTTAAAGTAGTGGTCGATAAATGGCTTTATCCTTTTAAATCAGCGACAAAACACGCATAGGTCGTTATCGCTTTTCTGATATCCTCTTTTCTGATCTTTTCATTTGGAGCATGGGCCTCTTTCTCATCACCTGGTCCGTAACCGATACAAGGAATCCCGTTCATTCCCATGATTGCCACGCCATTGGTGGAAAAAGTCCATTTGTCAGTGACAGGGGCTTCTCCGTGCATCTTTAGATGCGCATCGTTAAGGTGCTTGACAAGCATATGGTCCTCAGGGATCGTCCAGGTCGGAAACTCGCAGGGCACATCCTGCACAAGTCCCGTATAAGAAGCCTTATCGTACCTGTACATGTCAACCACCGCGCCGTAGTCCTTGACGGTTGCAAGGGATCTGATCTGGTCGACCGCGTATCCTGGGGATTCTCCTGTGGTGAGTCTTCTGTCTATCGAAACGGCGCAGCTGTCGGCCACAGCGCACCTTGAAGGCGAGCTATAGAATATTTCAGACACAGCAAGCGTTCCTTTTCCTAAAAAGTCATCGTGGATCAGCTTCTCGTTGAGTGCTTCGAGCTCGTTGATTATCTTTGCCATCTTGTAGATCGCGTTGTCTCCACGTTCGGGCGCAGAACCGTGGGCGCTCGTACCCGAGACATCCACCCTGATCTCCATACGCCCGCGCTGGCCCCTGTAAACCCCCAGGCTGGTCGGTTCAGTAATGACGACAAACTCAGGGACAATCACCTTCTCGTTTAGGATATGTTGCCAGCAAAGTCCGTCACAGTCCTCCTCTTGGACGCTTCCAACGACCCAAAGGGAGACACCTTCAAGTAAACCCATGCTTTTGAGCATTCCCGCGGCATAAACAGCACTGATAAATCCTCCGGTCTGGTCCGAGGCGCCTCTTCCGAATATATGTAGGTCATCTTCTTTTCCGGTAAAGGGATCAAAGGTCCAGTTGGTCAGGTTCCCCACATCCACCGTGTCGATATGACCGTCGAATGCGATGATTCTTGCCCCGGATCCCACACGACCCAGTATGTTTCCCATTTTATCGATGATTATTTCGTCAAAATCGAGTGCCTCCATTTCCTTTGCAATCCGAGACACCACTTCTTTTTCGTTACAGCTTGTGGAGGGAAGTGCGATCAGGTCTCTTAAAAACTTAAACGTGTTCTTCTCATTGGCTTTCATCCATTCCATCATCTTTTGTCTCATTCTTCATCCTCGATCCATTTTCTGAGTAGGTTCACTGCCACTTTTTCCCTGTAGTTCTTCGTCGACCTTTTATCGTCTTTACTCCTGAATAGCGCCTGATAGCCGGACAGGATATGCTCCACTTCATCCGGACTATCGCTGCAGCTGTCGATCTGACGCTCCAGCTGGATGTCCCTTATCACCACATCGTTTAGCGCACCGATCGCCACCCTTGACCCATTCTCTGTAAGCAGGGCGATGAAAGACACCTTTGACAAGATGCTCGATCGCCGCTGACCCATTTTCTTATACAGGTGTTTCTTCACATCCAACTTTGGGAGGATGACTTCGATTAAAAGCTCGTTGGGTATTCTTTGAGTCTTGTATTTTCCCAAGATGAAATCCTGGACAGCTATAATTCTTGAACCTTCTTTCGACTGCAGTCTCACTTTGGCATCCGCCGCATAAAAGACAGGCAGAAGATCCGCCACACTTGCTGCGTTAGCAATGTTGCCGCCTACCGTAGCGGCGTTTCTTATAGCCGGTGTCGCCATGAGTGCTACGACCTCTTTCAGGTACACAGGTAGGATTTCGCTCTCTACGCACTGGGCCTGTGTGACAGCGGATCCGATAAGGTAGTCGGTGGATGTTTCTGTGATCTTCTGAAGTTCTTCAAGCTGAGAGACAAGAATCACATCCCCTTTGAAGGCTCTTTTCGCCCCTTGCCAGTTTCTCGCCCTGATCATAAGGTCTGTGCCTCCAGCCAGAGGGATCAGACTTTTCCCGCTCATCATATCGAGTGCTTCATCAAGGTGTTTGGGTCTATAGCAGCTATACATCTTCTCCACCTCCTAAATCCATACTTTTTACCGCGTCAAAAATCGTCTGATACCCTGTGCACCTGCAAAGGTTACCTGACAGGGCCGATTTGATCGTCTTATCCTCTAAGGGCTGTCCGCTTTTTAAAAGGGCTCCCACCGCCATCACCATGCCCGGAGTGCAGTAGCCGCACTGCACCGCTCCATATTCGAGAAACGCGCGTTCGATCCTTTGGTATTCCTCAGTAGCCGCGTAACCCTCGATGGTGATCACCGACTTTCCTATCACGTTGCCCACCGGAACGACACAGGAGTTGAGGATCTGTCCGTCTATAAACACGAGGCATGCTCCACATTCCCCCTCTTGGCAGCCCTCTTTGGTTCCTGTCAGTCCAAAATCGATTCTTAACACATCGAGCAATCTTCTTGTCAGCTCACAGCCCATATTTATCATTTTTCCATTCAATTCAAATGAAATATTATTCATAGCAGATTCCTTTCAATGACTTCTGGAGTGACCGGTATATGGTTCGTTTTTATCTTCATCGCATGCTCCACAGCAGATGCCACGGCAGGAGCAACACCCACAAGTGTCAGCTCTCCCACAGCCTTTGCTCCAAATGGGCCGTCTTCGTAACGGTTGATGATCCAGTCCGCGTGCATGTCTGGGATATCCATCGTCGTCGGAATGGGGTAGCTTGCAAAGGCTGTCTGCTCTATAAGTCCATCACGTGAAGTCATGTCCTCCATCAGCGCATAACCAAGTCCTTGCACGATGCCTCCATGGATCTGACCCATCAGCAAATTCTCATCAATGGGGATGCCTACGTCATATGCGCCCCAGATGTCCGTGCAGCTCACCTCATAGCTGATCGGATCAACCTCTACTCTTGCAAGAAGAGCCGACCAGGAATATGCCATGTAGGCATTTCCCTTAAGCGTTTCCTGGTCCCATTTTATATATTCGGGCTGAACAAAGTTTTCAGTGATGAGCACCTCACCCCTTTCGTTCATCCTCTCCTTTAACTTGACCGCCGCTTTCGCTATCAAGGCTCCGACCACCATGGTCGTCCTCGATGCGACTGTCGGTCCCGAGTCAGGAACCTTGAAGGTGTCAGGGGTCTCATATCTAACCCTGTCCATCTCGATATCAAGCACAGAAGCCACTATTTTTGAGAGTGTCGTGATCGCACCCTGGCCCATTTCGACATTGGACACAAGGATGGTCACGCAGTCGTCGGTCTCTTTTCTTAACTTCACAACCGCCTTGATGTGGGTCGCCTCGCCATCGCCTGTAAAGCCGCCGCCATGGGGAATGACCGAAACGCCATACCCTACCAGCGGTTCATTCTTTCGTTTTATGGTTTGATAATCGCTTATCGACTCCAGAAGGTCTGTGAGTTCGTTTAAGAAGATGTTCTCGTGGAAGATGCCGCCTGTGGATGTCTCATCGCCTTTTTTGACATAATGCATCCTTCTAAACTCAAGGGGGTCCGCATTCATCCTGTCGGCCAGATGGTTCATATGCAGTTCGAGCGCATACATGCTTTGTGGTGCTCCGAATCCTCTGAAAGCACCGGTGAACACATTGTTTGTCTTGATGGTTCTCCCCCTGACCCTAAGGTTCTTGACAAGATAACTGCCCGTCATTGTCAGGATGGACCTTTGGAGCACGACATCGCTTAAACCAAGATAAGAACCCGCATCGAGCAGAATGTCAAAATCCATGCCGACGATCCTGCCGTCTTTGAGATAGCTCGTGACCTGGGTTTCTGATGGATGACGCTTGGTTGAGAAAGCCATATCCTCCCGCCTGTCAAACACAAGCCTGACCGGTCGCTTTAGCCGGTAGGCGGCAATGGCCACCTGACAGGCTAGCAAGGAGGGATATTCCTCTTTTCCGCCAAAGGCGCCACCTGTCGCTGACTGGATGACCCTAAGTCTGGTCTCGTCGAATCCGAAACTGTGTTTGAGGGCGTTAAGGATGTAGTAAGGGCATTGAAGCGATCCGTACACGGTAACCACGTCGTCTTCATAAGTTCCTACAACTCCTTGTTTTTCCATATACAGCTGCTCCTGATAAGACGTAGAGAATGATTCGCTGAACTTCTCATCATACTCAAGATGCACAAGGCTTCCTTTTTCAAAGGTGTGGTCTGTCAGCGTATGACCCTCTAAAAGAGAGGCTGAGAGCATATCGAACACGGGTGTTTCTTCTATGTAATTCACAGTTATTCCAGACATGTACTCCAAGACGACATCCTTATCCTCACCGACGACCAGTGCGATGGGTTCTCCGATATAGGTCACTCTTTCCTCAGCGAAGATCGGCATGTCCTTTTCTATCATGGCGACTTCATTATGTTCCACCGCATCCTTGCCGCTGATCACAAAGACACCTTCCTTGTGGCAAGGAAACTCGATGGACTCGATTCTCGCGTTTGCTACCGTGCTTCTTAGTGTCTTCGCATACATCATCCCGTCAAAGACGATATCCTCAATATAGTTTGTGACTCCCCGCAGCTTATCTGCGCTATCCACTCGGTGCACCGAATCTGTAATCTTCATCTGTATCCCTCCACAACATATTTTTCATAATCTTCGGGTGTATCGATATCTATCAGTATTCCAGGATCGTCTACTACCACGTACACCTTAGGTGTATCGCTTAAAAATTCTCTTAAGTGCTTGACTTTTGAATCTCTGATGCCCTCAACCACCTTGCTGCTTATCAGAATAGGATGCCCCGCCCTATGGCAGTAGCTTGGTACCACAAGCTGTGCATCCACCGTCAACATTTTTTGATAGGTACTTGCCTGGGTGAAAGGCATATCCGCAGGGATCAGAAAAAACCTGTCACAGCGTATCGCCTCGCATCCCATGACCACTGACGAAAACATACCAGACTCATACTCAGGATTCAAAAGAATCCTCACTTTCTCGTAGTTGCTTAAAATAGGAATCAAGGACTCCTGTCGATGCCCTACCACCACAAAAATAAGGTCGCAAAAGGCAAGCATGTTGACAATCACACATTCTATCATCGGAACAAAATCGATCGGTTTTATCAACTTATTCTCACCCATTCGACTGGATAATCCAGCTGCTAAGATTACACCTTCCACCCTCATATTTACAAAACCTCCCTATCAACATGATTTTACCCATAAACTTACTGATATCACTTATCAATCACCGAATTTTCTATAAATTCACAGTTGGTGATTTGTAACAAACCACCAAAGATTCTCTTAAATCATCCCTCATCCATCCCACACCGTCAAAACTGTGGCAAAGTAGTGGCAAAGACCATTTGCAAGTGAGGCATATGTTAAAATGGGTATAGGTGAAATGTACCCAAATGGAACGGACAGTCGAATCTACTCACGGATTGTAAAGATAGGATGGAAGAATAATGGCGAAGTTGATTTATGTGGCGGACGATGAAAAGAACATCCGGGAACTGATGAAGAGTTTTTTAAAAAACGCAGGTTTTGAGGTGGCTACCTTCGAGACAGGCGATCTGTTATACGAAGCCTTTCTGAAGAAGGAGCCTGACATGATTGTTCTGGACCTGATGATGCCAGGTACCGACGGTCTTACCATATGCACCCGTGTCCGGTCCTCTTCACCGGTTCCGATCATCATCGTATCGGCCAGGGACAGTGAGCTTGATAGGATCACAGGAATAACCATCGG is part of the Fusibacter sp. A1 genome and harbors:
- a CDS encoding xanthine dehydrogenase family protein molybdopterin-binding subunit, yielding MKITDSVHRVDSADKLRGVTNYIEDIVFDGMMYAKTLRSTVANARIESIEFPCHKEGVFVISGKDAVEHNEVAMIEKDMPIFAEERVTYIGEPIALVVGEDKDVVLEYMSGITVNYIEETPVFDMLSASLLEGHTLTDHTFEKGSLVHLEYDEKFSESFSTSYQEQLYMEKQGVVGTYEDDVVTVYGSLQCPYYILNALKHSFGFDETRLRVIQSATGGAFGGKEEYPSLLACQVAIAAYRLKRPVRLVFDRREDMAFSTKRHPSETQVTSYLKDGRIVGMDFDILLDAGSYLGLSDVVLQRSILTMTGSYLVKNLRVRGRTIKTNNVFTGAFRGFGAPQSMYALELHMNHLADRMNADPLEFRRMHYVKKGDETSTGGIFHENIFLNELTDLLESISDYQTIKRKNEPLVGYGVSVIPHGGGFTGDGEATHIKAVVKLRKETDDCVTILVSNVEMGQGAITTLSKIVASVLDIEMDRVRYETPDTFKVPDSGPTVASRTTMVVGALIAKAAVKLKERMNERGEVLITENFVQPEYIKWDQETLKGNAYMAYSWSALLARVEVDPISYEVSCTDIWGAYDVGIPIDENLLMGQIHGGIVQGLGYALMEDMTSRDGLIEQTAFASYPIPTTMDIPDMHADWIINRYEDGPFGAKAVGELTLVGVAPAVASAVEHAMKIKTNHIPVTPEVIERNLL
- a CDS encoding NTP transferase domain-containing protein → MRVEGVILAAGLSSRMGENKLIKPIDFVPMIECVIVNMLAFCDLIFVVVGHRQESLIPILSNYEKVRILLNPEYESGMFSSVVMGCEAIRCDRFFLIPADMPFTQASTYQKMLTVDAQLVVPSYCHRAGHPILISSKVVEGIRDSKVKHLREFLSDTPKVYVVVDDPGILIDIDTPEDYEKYVVEGYR
- a CDS encoding PLP-dependent cysteine synthase family protein, which codes for MKIPVIGPTYEEMLHPSTIDADIRKMALKMAKEDPLHPVNLYNINWRNADDSYRYFILPPSFTGVDANIIVMYAKDFPSGSHKVGPTYSVLTEKTVSGEVDPTHHTLVWPSTGNYGVGGAWVSARMQYKSLVILPEEMSEERFEIIRRYGSDVIATPGCESNVKEIYDKTHELVAESPDTIRILNQFESFANYRFHEYVTGGTMVELVKDEKIGNEEIAAVVLTVGSAGTIASGDRIKKVFPKAKVVAGEPVQCPTLALNGYGGHDIQGIGDKHVTWIHNVMNTDGVVLIDDMDAKRLLKLFHSETGKAYLSRFIPEALIDKLSTCLGISGCANIIAAIKTAKYYDLKDGENVFTVATDGIDRYYSVMKNMPEYSEHEAKAVYERIIGYQSESDFYEGDKHNRLRWHNLKYYTWIEQQGKTIEELNRMKDQEFWLNEAGKVKEMDEKIIQYRTQHQEALKKVLGY
- a CDS encoding YgeY family selenium metabolism-linked hydrolase → MRQKMMEWMKANEKNTFKFLRDLIALPSTSCNEKEVVSRIAKEMEALDFDEIIIDKMGNILGRVGSGARIIAFDGHIDTVDVGNLTNWTFDPFTGKEDDLHIFGRGASDQTGGFISAVYAAGMLKSMGLLEGVSLWVVGSVQEEDCDGLCWQHILNEKVIVPEFVVITEPTSLGVYRGQRGRMEIRVDVSGTSAHGSAPERGDNAIYKMAKIINELEALNEKLIHDDFLGKGTLAVSEIFYSSPSRCAVADSCAVSIDRRLTTGESPGYAVDQIRSLATVKDYGAVVDMYRYDKASYTGLVQDVPCEFPTWTIPEDHMLVKHLNDAHLKMHGEAPVTDKWTFSTNGVAIMGMNGIPCIGYGPGDEKEAHAPNEKIRKEDIRKAITTYACFVADLKG
- a CDS encoding ornithine carbamoyltransferase produces the protein MYGTLKGKHFITLRDWTNDQIDMALETASDLKRRHYMDIKTPILEYKTIALMFFEASTRTRNSMEMGIAQLGGHANYLDTSTMQISHGEVAKDTGVILSSFGHGLACRYCDWEIGNKYITEMAKYASRPVMNLQCDLYHPMQGLADLMTIKEKHESTKGLNVSIIWAFATSHKKPISVPLTQALLFPRYGMNVTLAHPPGFELPDWVIEEAKENASKHGGSFRVIGNIEEAFKDADIVIPKNWGSWSGKGPEPRLEDHKHWKCTEKLMDTAHPNVHYMHALPADRGNEVEDSVIDGQHSIVYQEAENRLHTAKAVMALTL
- a CDS encoding (2Fe-2S)-binding protein, coding for MNNISFELNGKMINMGCELTRRLLDVLRIDFGLTGTKEGCQEGECGACLVFIDGQILNSCVVPVGNVIGKSVITIEGYAATEEYQRIERAFLEYGAVQCGYCTPGMVMAVGALLKSGQPLEDKTIKSALSGNLCRCTGYQTIFDAVKSMDLGGGEDV
- a CDS encoding xanthine dehydrogenase family protein subunit M, yielding MYSCYRPKHLDEALDMMSGKSLIPLAGGTDLMIRARNWQGAKRAFKGDVILVSQLEELQKITETSTDYLIGSAVTQAQCVESEILPVYLKEVVALMATPAIRNAATVGGNIANAASVADLLPVFYAADAKVRLQSKEGSRIIAVQDFILGKYKTQRIPNELLIEVILPKLDVKKHLYKKMGQRRSSILSKVSFIALLTENGSRVAIGALNDVVIRDIQLERQIDSCSDSPDEVEHILSGYQALFRSKDDKRSTKNYREKVAVNLLRKWIEDEE